In a genomic window of Thunnus thynnus chromosome 16, fThuThy2.1, whole genome shotgun sequence:
- the si:ch211-266g18.10 gene encoding axoneme-associated protein mst101(2) isoform X11 has product MTEGDKSGPSSAASEPNAAAAAPPASSEKPKGLGLLNKLRVSVELMIALAALLSWVVVGVVMFDFVEYKAVPDIQQIITDPVQAVNDAVDEVSSLLNKFQECAPDLSDPMSAATYAADEIAEAKDGFVRYFSDEEGNFYLSYVDPVIIGRRAFHSTNDLVCGVVGSIRDTLCAIMDTIIDIILAINRGIIDLGFIDPVVIGRNVFSVTNDTVGVIMGYIQDALCFILDSVLDIMKDVQHSVGFSPMAVLKRTAEITTEQINMLVSYFSTLLMGEQGILPEVSIDPMKVVEDAVLEVSDKKDLFMAYISSMFVGDQGEPLATPVVDVVTEKDEISPADINLVRRKGEFLPPFEKVTEIMHAAKHEAVPAPEISEAPDSKMEEEEETEVPTEADGKETEEDDVKHAGLEETELEPSLKDEEILDAADSEEEKQEEAKEVDAVEEEEEEEEIKTEEDGAHMENEEEQEEEKEEGSVDTEKEEEDFKIEDDDNEQEEEEDIKTEEAEVKEEEELEEEEEAKTAENLVEYSEEEEETKTEEEVVEDEEDGEEEEEDEEEEEAAKTEEDFVEDEEEEEEEEEEAKAEEDFVEDEDEEKIEETKTEDEEEEEEEEEEEDGEEETKTEEGLGEEEEEEEEEEEEEETKLEEVLGQDEEEEEEEETKTEDMVEDEEEEEEEEEEEETKLAEALAQDEEEKESEEEEAITEEDVVEADEEEEEEEETEAAAATIDKDMETRDYDHEDDKEKDLHGDEDTDVKDQSVKTDWDDQALEEEDYKAVEEEKEEEKEPSVQHLHLEILSAEQLNDDSLVSESDDEDEEETMTSPHVHDKDEHADIVDDHDENNNNSENGKTEPKRKRKVHIPAERVRRVGSRAAHKEEHKQHDKVLKDAKERHAIKEVKDALMKDLKATEIEKEEKKENKTKVEKTVAIKPKEEKPKKEAKPEVKPTEKIPEKPKEEPQKKKVPKPSKEKKEVKKPSKEEKKEKKHLKEEKEAKKPPKEDKEVKKSPKEEKEVKKPLKEEKEVKKPLKEEKEVKKPPKEEKEVKKPPKEEKELKKPPKEEKEAKKLPKEEKEEKKPHKEEKEVKKPHRVEKEEKKHLKEEKEEKKPHKEEKEVKKPHRVEKEEKKHLEEEKEEKKPHKEEKEVKKPHRVEKEEKKHLKEEKEEKKPHKEEKEVKKPHRVEKEEKKHLKEEKEEKKPHKEEKEVKKPHRVEKEEKKHLKEEKEEKKPLKEEKEVKKPHRVEKEEKKHLKEEKEEKKPLKEEKEVKKPHRVEKEEKKHLKEEKEKKPPKEEKEVKKHLKEEKMPHNVTLFKKEREDKKPSKEETAEKKHVEKKEVKKPLKEEKEEKEAKKPSKEEKEDQKPSKEKKIQPSKKEREDEKALEEKRKMKEKVQKPSEKEKELKKLPKEEKEMKKPSAEEKPHRKEKEPTKKEKEPTELHKEEKEPAHPKVVHELKKHLREKEEELLHPKEEREPKKPSKEEKEPEKPPKKAKEVTKPPKEEKVVAKPPKVEPEKISKEKKQPVSKEVKEEKKERHLKEEVVPKKPSKEEKEPSKHPKMEEKERKGPTKKETEPKKLSKEEDREELSKEKKEVKISKVVKEVKKIHKEEHEPKKTSKKETEPTKPSKEEKEVKKAPKEDKEPAKKKDIKTEAKPQKAARGIKVVKKEVASVLKKEHLNVTKAAVEYKKPVKVLKAAKKHIIPVLKKEHMNVTKTEGREVTKVKAKPEPPKTKKVAAPKEPKKESKQKIKRKPGKPDIDEVKEKKKTIPTKKDAEVTKEKAKHAPSKKEVPKEKAKAAPAKKEAAAPKEKPEPVILKKGHGGPARNASLVKEKVKIVPMKKDVKVAKEKVKAVFAKTTAEVSKQKPKPVHIKRETAPLRIKPSLVVKEAGAPQKNVSLTKEKAKVVPLKKEAVLKEKAKAKTSQKEHEAKPVHAKKEPEATKEKPKPAHEKKVAPSKSEETKKEKVKSLLRKKEPKVPEEKVKPKAMLREKAKPVRVKKELETCKEKDKPAAVKKVMSKEKTKPVRVKKEDRVLKEIQESAKKEKSAEKKATKEEKVKAEPAVSDSFLMDEELPYFQCFFVDEDEAQFPFYAFSPL; this is encoded by the exons ATGACTGAAG GGGACAAATCCGGCCCCTCGTCCGCCGCCAGTGAGCCCAATGCAGCAGCCGCAGCACCACCGGCGAGCTCTGAGAAACCTAAAGGTCTGGGGCTCCTCAATAAGCTGAGAGTGTCTGTGGAGCTGATGATTGCTCTGGCTGCTCTGCTGTCCTGGGTGGTGGTGGGAGTGGTGATGTTTGACTTTGTGGAGTACAAAGCAGTCCCTG ACATTCAGCAAATCATTACGGACCCTGTGCAAGCTGTAAATGATGCTGTTGATGAAGTATCCAGTCTGCTCAATAAGTTTCAAG AATGTGCGCCTGATTTAAGTGACCCCATGTCTGCTGCCACTTATGCGGCAGATGAAATAGCAGAAGCAAAGGATGGATTTGTTCGATATTTCTCAGATGAGGAGG GAAACTTCTACCTCAGCTACGTTGACCCTGTAATCATTGGCAGACGAGCTTTCCATTCAACTAATGACCTTGTGTGTGGAGTGGTGGGATCCATCAGGGACACACTCTGTGCTATCATGGATACTATAATTGATATTATATTGGCTATAAATAGAG gaATCATTGACCTTGGCTTCATCGACCCCGTGGTAATTGGCAGAAATGTCTTCAGTGTTACAAATGACACTGTGGGTGTAATAATGGGCTACATCCAGGATGCGCTCTGCTTCATTTTAGACAGTGTACTGGATATAATGAAAG ATGTCCAGCATTCTGTGGGATTCAGTCCTATGGCAGTCCTGAAGAGAACAGCAGAAATCACCACAGAACAGATTAACATGCTTGTGAGCTACTTCTCCACATTGCTGATGGGTGAACAAG GAATCTTGCCTGAGGTGTCCATTGACCCCATGAAAGTTGTTGAGGACGCTGTGTTGGAGGTCTCAGACAAGAAAGATTTGTTCATGGCTTATATATCAAGCATGTTCGTTGGTGATCAAG gTGAACCTCTTGCCACACCAGTTGTAGATGTAGTAACTGAAAAAg aTGAAATTTCTCCGGCTGATATTAATTTGGTCAGAAGGAAAG GTGAATTTCTGCCACCTTTCGAGAAAG TTACAGAGATCATGCACGCTGCCAAACATGAAGCTGTTCCTGCTCCAGAGATAAGTGAAGCCCCAGACTcaaagatggaggaggaggaggagactgaGGTTCCAACTGAAGCAGATGgcaaagagacagaggaagatgatg TGAAACATGCCGGCCTTGAAGAAACAGAACTCGAACCGTCACTGAAAGATGAGGAAATCCTTGATGCTGCTGACagtgaggaggagaaacaggaagaaGCAAAAGAGGTTGATGCtgtagaagaggaggaggaggaggaggagattaaAACAGAGGAGGATGGAGCACACATGGAAAatgaggaagagcaggaggaggaaaaagaggaaggaagtgTTGAcacagaaaaggaggaggaggacttcAAAATAGAGGATGATGACAacgaacaagaagaagaagaagatattaAAACAGAGGAGGCTGAAgtaaaggaagaggaggagctggaggaggaggaggaggccaaaACTGCAGAAAATTTGGTTGAatattcagaggaggaggaagaaacaaaaacagaagaagaggtggtagaagatgaggaggacggggaggaggaggaagaggatgaggaggaggaggaggcagccaAAACTGAAGAAGATTTTgtagaagatgaggaggaggaggaggaggaagaggaggaggccaaAGCTGAAGAAGATTTTGTagaagatgaggatgaggagaaaatagaagagacaaaaactgaagatgaggaggaggaggaggaggaggaggaggaggaagatggggAGGAGGAGACCAAAACTGAAGAAGGTttgggagaagaggaggaagaggaagaggaagaggaggaggaggaggagaccaAATTGGAAGAAGTTTTGGGacaagatgaggaggaagaggaggaggaggagacaaaaacagaagacatggttgaagatgaggaggaagaggaagaggaggaggaggaggaggagaccaAATTGGCAGAAGCTTTGGCAcaagatgaggaggagaaggagagtgaggaggaggaggcaatAACAGAAGAAGATGTTGTAGAGGCtgacgaggaggaagaggaggaggaggagactgaagctgctgctgccaccatTGATAAAGATATGGAGACCAGAGATTATGACCATGaagatgacaaagaaaaagatctTCATGGTGATGAAGATACTGATGTCAAAGATCAATCTGTAAAAACTGATTGGGACGATCAGGCTCTAGAGGAGGAAGATTATAAGGCAgtggaagaagagaaggaagaagaaaaagagccATCAGTCCAACATCTTCATCTTGAAATTCTGTCAGCTGAACAGCTCAATGATGACAGTTTAGTATCTGAAtctgatgatgaggatgaagaagaaaCGATGACTTCACCACATGTTCACGACAAAGACGAACACGCTGACATCGTCGATGATCACGatgagaacaacaacaacagcgaGAACGGGAAAACTGAACCTAAACGAAAGAGGAAGGTTCATATTCCCGCTGAGAGAGTCAGAAGAGTCGGATCCAGAGCTGCTCACAAAGaagaacacaaacaacatgataAAG TTCTCAAAGATGCAAAGGAAAGACACGCTATAAAAGAAGTTAAAGATGCCCTTATGAAAG ACCTAAAAGCCACAGAAAttgaaaaggaggagaaaaaggagaacaaaACCAAAGTTGAGAAAACCGTGGCGATAAAACCAAAGGAAGAAAAGCCAAAGAAGGAGGCCAAACCTGAGGTAAAACCTACTGAGAAGATACCAGAGAAGCCCAAAG AAGAACCCCAGAAGAAGAAAGTACCAAAGCCTTctaaggaaaagaaagaagtgaaGAAACCCTccaaagaagagaagaaggaaaagaagcatctaaaagaagagaaagaagccAAGAAACCACCTAAAGAAGATAAAGAAGTCAAGAAATCTCccaaagaagagaaagaagtcAAGAAACCActcaaagaagagaaagaagttaAGAAACCacttaaagaagaaaaagaagtcaAGAAACCTCccaaagaggagaaagaagtcAAGAAACCTCccaaagaggagaaagaattGAAGAAACCACccaaagaggagaaagaagccAAGAAACTACccaaagaagagaaagaggagaagaaacctcataaagaagagaaagaagtcAAGAAACCACATAGAgtagagaaagaggagaagaaacatctcaaagaagagaaagaggagaagaaacctcataaagaagagaaagaagtcAAGAAACCACATAGAgtagagaaagaggagaagaaacatctcgaagaagagaaagaggagaagaaacctcataaagaagagaaagaagtcAAGAAACCACATAGAgtagagaaagaggagaagaaacatctcaaagaagagaaagaagagaagaaacctcataaagaagagaaagaagtcAAGAAACCACATAGAgtagagaaagaggagaagaaacatctcaaagaagagaaagaggagaagaaacctcataaagaagagaaagaagtcAAGAAACCACATAGAgtagagaaagaggagaagaaacatctcaaagaagagaaagaggagaagaaacctcttaaagaagagaaagaagtcAAGAAACCACATAGAgtagagaaagaggagaagaaacatctcaaagaagagaaagaggagaagaaacctcttaaagaagagaaagaagtcAAGAAACCACATAGAgtagagaaagaggagaagaaacatctcaaagaagagaaagagaagaaacctcccaaagaagagaaagaagtgaAGAAACATCTCAAAGAAGAGAAGATGCCACACAACGTGACACTTTTCAAGAAGGAGAGGGAAGACAAGAAGCCTTCTAAGGAAGAGACAGCGGAGAAGAAGCATGTggagaaaaaagaagtgaagaaaCCTCtaaaagaagagaaggaggaaaaagaagcGAAGAAGCCCTctaaagaagagaaagaagatcAAAAGCCatctaaagaaaagaaaatacagccgtccaagaaagagagggaagacgAGAAGGCTCttgaagaaaagagaaaaatgaaggaaaaagttCAAAAGCCTTCCGAAAAGGAAAAAGAACTGAAGAAGCTTCctaaagaagagaaagaaatgaagaaacCTTCTGCGGAGGAAAAACCTCACCGAAAAGAGAAAGAACCaactaaaaaggaaaaagaaccAACAGAACTCcacaaagaagagaaagaacCAGCACATCCTAAAGTGGTACATGAACTCAAAAAGCATctcagagaaaaggaggaagaattACTGCAtccaaaagaagaaagagaaccAAAGAAGCcctcaaaagaagaaaaagaaccaGAAAAACCACCTAAGAAGGCCAAAGAAGTAACAAAGCCTCcaaaagaagagaaagtagTAGCAAAACCTCCAAAAGTAGAACCAGAAAAGATctcaaaagagaagaaacaaccAGTTTCTAAAGAggtgaaagaggaaaagaaagagaggcaTCTCAAAGAAGAGGTAGTACCAAAGAAACCAtctaaagaagaaaaagagccTTCAAAACATcctaaaatggaagaaaaagaaagaaaagggcCTACCAAAAAAGAGACAGAACCAAAGAAGCTGtctaaagaagaagacagagaggaactgtccaaagaaaagaaagaggttAAGATTTCTAAAGTAGTAAAAGAGGTCAAGAAGATTCACAAAGAAGAACATGAACCAAAGAAGACCTCTAAGAAGGAAACTGAACCAACAAAGCCTTctaaagaggagaaagaagtcAAGAAGGCTCCCAAAGAAGACAAAGAACCTGCAAAGAAGAAAGACATTAAGACAG aagctaaaccCCAAAAGGCTGCAAGAGGAATTAAAGTAGTCAAGAAGGAGGTTGCATCTGTCCTGAAGAAGGAACATCTTAATGTAACAAAAGCAG CTGTTGAATACAAGAAGCCTGTAAAGGTCCTGAAAGCTGCTAAAAAGCACATAATCCCTGTCCTGAAAAAGGAACATATGAATGTCACAAAAACAG AGGGTCGTGAAGTTACTAAGGTGAAAGCCAAACCAGAACCtccaaagacaaagaaag TGGCAGCTCCCAAGGAGCCCAAGAaggaatcaaaacaaaaaatcaaacgTAAACCTGGAAAACCTG ATATTGATGAagtgaaggaaaagaaaaaaacaatcccAACAAAGAAAG ATGCTGAAGTTACCAAAGAAAAAGCCAAACATGCTCCTTCAAAGAAGG AAGTTCCAAAGGAAAAGGCCAAAGCAGCTCCGGCTAAGAAAG AGGCAGCTGCTCCAAAAGAAAAGCCTGAGCCAGTTATCTTGAAAAAAG GACATGGAGGCCCTGCCAGAAATGCCTCCCTGGTGAAAGAGAAAGTCAAAATAGTGCCTATGAAGAAAG ATGTCAAGGTGGCAAAGGAGAAAGTCAAAGCAGTATTTGCAAAGACAA cagCTGAGGTTTCAAAACAGAAGCCCAAACCAGTTCATATAAAGAGGG AAACTGCTCCACTCAGGATAAAACCATCTCTGGTAGTCAAAG AAGCAGGAGCCCCACAGAAAAATGTCTCTCTAACAAAGGAAAAAGCGAAGGTGGTGCCATTGAAGAAAG AAGCTGTTCTGAAAGAAAAGGCAAAAGCAAAAACTTCACAGAAAG AACATGAGGCTAAGCCAGTTCATGCCAAAAAAG AGCCGGAGGCTACAAAGGAGAAGCCTAAACCAGCTCATGAAAAGAAAG taGCTCCTTCTAAAtcagaggaaacaaagaaagaaaaggtcaAATCACTCCTAAGGAAAAAAG AGCCAAAAGTCCCAGAGGAGAAAGTCAAACCAAAAG CCATGTTGAGGGAAAAGGCCAAGCCAGTCCGTGTGAAGAAAG AACTGGAGACTtgtaaagaaaaagacaaacctGCTGCAGTGAAGAAAG TCATGTCTAAGGAAAAGACCAAACCAGTCCGTGTGAAGAAAG AAGACAGAGTTCTTAAAGAGATACAGGAGTCGGCAAAGAAAG aaaaatcTGCTGAGAAGAAAGCTACCAAAGAGGAAAAAGTAAAAG CAGAGCCGGCTGTATCAGACAGCTTTCTTATGGATG AAGAGCTGCCCTACTTCCAGTGTTTCTTTGTGGACGAGGATGAGGCCCAGTTTCCATTCTATGCCTTCTCACCATTGTAG